The region attcacaaaggacagtggataagacaggagaaatactccagatataacagactgaccctagccccctgacacataaactactgcagaatagatactggaggctgagacaggagggttcgAGAGACACAGTGGCCGTCCttcaatctaagctagatgccctcaatctcacacaaattagcaatgaacctaccaggtacaaccccaaatctgtaagcacgggcaccctcatatatatcatcctaaccaacctgccctccaaatacacctctgctgtcttcaaccaggatctcagcgatcactgcctcattgcctgtgtctgtaatgggtctgcggtcaaatgaccacccctcatcactgtcaaacgctccctaaaacacttcagctagcaggcctttctaatcgacctggcctgagtatcctggaaggatattgacctcattccgtcagtagaggatgcctggttattctttaaaagtgctctcctcaccatcttaaataagcatgcccctttcaaaaaaaaattagaaccaggaacagatatagcccatgGTTCACTCCAGCCCTGATTGCCCTTGACCATTCcccaaaacatcctgtggcgtactgcattagcatcgaatagcccctacaatttgcaacttttcagggaagttaggaaccaatatgcacaggcagttaggaaagccaatgctagctttttcaaacagaaatttgcattctgtagcacaaactccaaaaggttctgggacactgtaaattccatggagaataagagcacctcctaccagatgcccactgcactgaggctaggaaacgcTGTCAACACCGATAAATCTaagataattgagaatttcaataagcatttttctacaactggccatgctttccacctagctatccctaccccggtcaacagccctgcacccccctcAGCAACTTGCCCaggcctcccccatttctccttcacccatatccagatagccgatgttctgaaagagctgcaaaatctggaccactacaaatcagccaggctagacagtatggaccctctctttctaaaattatccaccgcaattgttgcaatcactattactagtctgttcaacctctttcgtatcgtctgagatcccccaaagattggaaagctgccgcggtcatcctcctcttcaaagggggtgacactctagacccaaactgctacctatatctatcctaccctgcctttcaaaGGTCTTCGAAggacaagttaacaaacagatcaccgaccatttcgaatcccaccgtaccttctccgctatgcaatctggtttcagagctggtcatgggtgcacctcagccacgctcaaggtcctaaacgatatcataaccgccattgataagagacagtactgtgcagctgtattcatcgacctggccaaggctttcaactctgttaatcaccacattcttatcggcagactcaacagccttggtttctcaaatgactgcctcgcctcgttcaccaactatttctcagacagagttcagtgtgtcaaatccgaggccctgttgtccggacctctggcagtctctatggggtgccacggggttcaattctctggcagacttttttttctgtatatatcaatgatgtcgctcttgctactGGTTATTCTCTGATCCAGCTCTacgtagacgacaccattctgtatatttctggctcttctttggacactgtgttaactaacctccagacgagattcaatgacatacaactctccttctgtggcctccaactgctcttaaatgcaagtaaaactaaatgcatgcttttcaaccgatcattgcccgcacctgcctgcccgtccagcatcacaactctggacggttctgacttagaaaatgtggacaactacaaatacctaggtgtcggattagattgtaaactctccttccagactcacattaagcatctccaatccaaaatgaaatctagaatcggcttcctatttcgcaacaaagcatccttcactcatgctgccaaacataccatcGAAAAACTATCCTcctgatccttgactttggcgatgtcatttacaaaatagcctccaacactctactcagcaaattggatgcagtctatcacagtgccatccgttttgtcaccaaagccccgtatactacccaccattgtgacctatatgctctcgttggctggccctcgcttcatattcgtcaccaaacccactggctccaggtcatctataagaaTTTGCTAGGttaagccccgccttatctcagctcactggtcaccatagcagcacccacccgtagcaggcACTCAAGCAGGTATGTTTCAGGTAtgtttcactggtcacccccaaatctccctcactagctttaagcaccagctgtcagagcagctcacagatcactgcacctgtacatagccaatcagaggcaggtgtcgttagtcgtctctgattgagaatcatacttaggtagccttttcccacttgtgtttcgtgggtgtttattgTCTGTTCTGTGTTTGTATTTCACCGTTTAggactatttttgtttcattctcgagttttgttgtttttgtttgagtATTCGTTTTCATTAAAAGAGAATATGAatacttaccatgctgcaccttggtcctcctctctctctcccaacgaCAAGCGTTACAGATTTgttcttagtcctgtattgacgatttgcctgtttgatggttcatcggagggcatagcgggatttcttgtaagcttccgggttataGTCCAACTCCTTGatagcggcagctctaccctttatctcagtgcggatgttgcctgtaatccatggcttctggttggggcatgtatgtacagtcactgtgaggGACGATGTCATTGATGCACATATTAATTGAGTCAGTGGcggatgtggtgtactcctcaatgccatcagaagaatcccggaacatattccagtctgtgctagcaaaacagtcctgtagtttaacaTCCGCTTCATCTAACCATTTTTTCCcccactggtgcttcctgctttattttgagcttgtaagcaggaatcaggaggatagacttatggtcagatttgccaaatggagggcgagggagagttttgtactctgtgtgtggagtaaagatggtctagAGTTTCTTTCCCCTTTGGTTGCACATtcaacatgctggtagaaatgtggTTTCCCTGCTtgaaagtccctggccactaggagcggcgCCTCTGGATGagagttttcctgtttgcttatggccgtatacagctcattgaatgCGATCTTAGtgtcagcatcggtttgtggtggtaaatagacatcTACGAAGAGtttagatgaaaactctcttggacatagtgtggtctacagattgttatgagatactctacctcaggtgagcaaaaccttgagacttccttagatatcgtgcacctgcttttttaaacaaatataaatagaccgccaccccttgtcttaccagaggctgctgttctatcctgccgatacagtgtataacccgccagctgtatgttatttgTCATGACGTTGctctctttgggtatagcaagccccatccccctctccttgcctcccccttgcctctttcaactaggctgctgtggttagagagaggtcgtaaattcccgaggacaagaccctgccacatggccacacagtataagAGGCAGAGTACATTttagagagagaacaaaggaatttattccacctcacagaacttgaggtacgaacaaatttcatattccggagaaagtataaaagattggtgaagaatccagctacgaactggtccgtttgttacaacttcgggaagctcatgggagacggtgtggccacattaccataatgttgtttatataatagcctcagatatgaggtttacatctaattgttgaataagatgaatgagtgagtatgatacggtttacacaattttacaatgtgattttggactgtaggaaaactcaaaaagggaattggagttaactaaatcagaggaccgcccctgagcccagttagggtcaggcatcctgggacagcccttttctgcaactttgagaaattatcaccagaccatgcttttctccattaggagaggacgaaggttgtagaccattgctgaatcttttaaccataccatgtggttaaactcttagactaccGATacagacagaataagaacaagtctttgatattaattactagtctgcagcttggaattcggtatcattgaccGCAAAGAATGACAACTGCCAAAACATCCATTCTAAAacaaatgaatgtcactctgaactatcgagagagagagagagagagagagagagagagagagagagagagagagagagagagagagagagagagagagagagagagagagagagagagagagagagagagaagactctccaacagaaacaaacttttcaacaaaGATCCTGACCACACACTTAGCGTAAATATACGATAGTACGTTGGCCAATAAtaccagaggtgggaccaagtcattgttttacaagtaagtctcaagtcttatcaatcaagtcccaagtcaagacaggcaagcccgagtcaagtctcaagtcaagaccGTCGAgtatcaagtcaagtctcaagtcaagtctcaagtcctaaactttgagttGAGTCCTAAAGTTATAATATGCTCTTCGCCATTTCATATTCAACAAGAGTAATAGTATATTACAATTAagcaaatcatgaatgcttttaaatatttattactttccaaataaactttatatttccatggaaatacatgggtagccatgagaaagacacacaccccccccccaatagTGATCGACTATCGAGGATCGCTATGGGGCGCAATCGGGCGATGTAGGCTTGTACATCAATTgcccaaccttaacacacacactctcgctcactctctgtgGTTACACTAGGCTAACGTATGCAATGTTTATAGGATAGCAGAAACATCAGGCAGTATTTAGGCTACCAACTGCAtagccagttgtagctcaatcttgggtgcaatgatcacaTTCCCGCactggattgattgattgattgcattgatttaacgttacgttagcctacatgatacaccagtaaagtaataaaatatatagctgtcggctatattagccacaacgtaccgttctttgtgcagcttcaaatgtcgaacaaagttggaaATTTTCTTCCCGCATATTTTGCAAGTTGcaatctgtttatttatttatttatttatacccctttttctccccaatttcgtggtatccaattattttagtagctactatcttacaactcccgtacgggctcgggagagacgaaggttgaaagtcatgcgatgcacaacccaaccaagccgcactgcttcttaacacagcgccctccaacccggaagccagccgcaccaatgtgtcggaggaaacactgtgcaccttggggagggtatcaagtcaggtcgaatcataaggctcaagtccaagtcaagtcacgagtcattggtgttaaagtcaaagttGAGTTGTAAGTCATCGTATTTGTGACTCGAGTTggactcgagtccaagtcatgtgactcgagtccacaacTCTGAATAATACCGATGGCacaggcagattagccactcatcttcggatccttacaaggcaccccgatctccttccgcgatatctctgtctctttctcctgtgaatgacggggatgagggccttgttGGGTGTCCCTCTCATCTGACTCATTAAAGAAACATttgtccagttcaaggtgagtaatcgttgttctgatgtccagaagctctttccggtcataagagacagtagcagcaacattacagggtagtgggttcgattcccaggaccacccatacgtagaatgtatgcacacatgactgtaagtcgctttggataaaagcgtctgctaaatggcatatattattattattatgtacaaaataagttacaaacaaaataacacggttggttaagagcccataaagtggcagccatcccctctggcTCCATCTTATACAAATTCCTAAGTTTTCTGGAGTGCCCTGTAAGAGTGAAGGAGATTGAGGTGGCAAAAGTTATAGCTGTCAATCGAATCACCTATGCGGAGTTGATTTAAAAGAATTGCGAAAAACTAGTGAAGATTTGGTTGTGGACGCACCAGAGCCTGTAGTAAATGTTTGATGCCAGTCAAAAGATACCCCCTGTGTTAAAAAGGGTGATTTTTTGTGGCGTTCATTGCCACAGTTATGAACTGTATGGCACAAGCCTCAAAGAAATCTAAGAAACTGGACATTATTGTGTCTGCAGCAGAACAGTTTTGGGGATTTTACACCTGAAGACTTGCAAGggatgcatacgtatatactgtactctatatcatcgactgcatccttatgtaatacatgtatcactagccactttaactatgccactttgtttacatactcatctcatatgtatatactgtactcgataccatctactgtatcttgcctatgctgccctgtaccatcactcattcatatatccttatgtacatattctttatccccttacactgtgtataagacagtagttttggaattgttagttagattacttgttggttattactgcattgtcggaactagaagcacaagcatttcgctacactcgcattaacatctgctaaccatgtgtatgtgacaaataaaatttgatttgatttgaaagggaTAATGGCGCCGGAAGACCCGCCCTTCCTGGTTTCCTTGAGCTTGTGTGGggatcagatttaaaaaaatgtatatatattttcttatTTAGTTAAGTTTATTTTTTGGTCATTTTTTAAATAGTTTTGGTTGGTCTTTTGGGGAATCCTGTTTCCTTCCAACACAGTAGGTTGCAAATGCACATTAAATTATGCAATCGTCAAAATACCATAGACGAAGGATAACTTCCTCTTACGTCAGACTAATATGTCGGCGTTCAGGAGAGTTTTTTTTTGTATTGGTTTGAGGTAAATTATCAGCTAATTCACGTACTAAATTATAAGTGTGTCAAGTTTGACCTAATATTAACAGCTAGGCTATGTAAGGCCGGTGTATTTCCAAAGGGTTAACGTTAATTAGCGTTTGGATATGTCGAAACAAAACTAGCTATgcgagctagctaacattagctagataTGATTGTTTAGCTAATGTTACTGTtcttagctaactaacgttactcTTGTCGTGGCTACTTCATTACACGTAGGTTGTGGTATCTTGAAATTGCAATTCACTTCGTGATTTAATTTCTTTTTTCTGTCTTACAGCTATGCCTCAAACCTGGGGAGACTCAGTGGGGCGTTGGTGCGCCGACAAGCCATGAAAATCCCCACGGTGATCCGGAAGAACTGGATATCGCTGTCTGCTATTGGTGGCCTATGTGCAGTGCCCTTCTCACAGGTTGTTTTACACATTTAAAAGATATACAGATAGCTAGTCATGCATACTTGTAAGCCAGTTGTAGATTCCTTCATCAGTTTCATGTTCCAATTCAGTCGAAAACTAAACCAAAAATAAGACTAGCTAAGCTAACCATCCATCTCTGCCCTCTTCTAGAAACAAGACAACCTATCTCATGAAGCCTTGGTCCGCAGGGCATCCTCTTTGGTCACAGATAGCACCAACACCTTCCTCTCTCAGACCACCCTAGCACTCGTAGACTCATTCACACAGTACGTTAAGGTAACCGCTTTTTCACATTACCATGTGTTAGGAGACAATTAAACTTGGGCTTTGATGTTATACTTTGTGTCCCATGCTATATAGAAGCTTTGACGGAACATAAAACACGTTGATTCATTAGGATAGGACTTACCATAGCTGAGATCTTATTTTCAAGTTATCGAAAAAGTTCAATGAAGTCACGGCCAGGTCAATGTTAATCCTTAGTCAATTGTGGCTCCAAATCACCTGTTTGGATTCTTAAATTCAACACATTTAGTTTAGTATTTCAATATAGCATGGTCATATTGTAATGACATTTTCAGGGCTGATGTAGAGCAGGGATGATTCAAATAAAAGTATAATttattaaaatgttattttatttgaagATAGACATGTAATATACAAATTAGTCTATGGAATACGTATTTACAGTAATTTAAGCTCAATAATTTAAAGTAGGGTGGTAATATTAACAAATATGACTTTATGCAATATGCTTTATGCAAACCTGAGTTTGTAACAATTTATGAAATTAGAATACAACTTTTTGTACACATTTATGGAAATTAGTTACTTAATACACACAGCACCTACACAAACACCATCTCACACACAGcctaacagacacacacttcTCACTAAGTCTGAACTTCAACGCAGAAGGCTACTAGTTTAAAAGCTTACTTCTAAGGTAGGTCTACCTGTTAGATTACATTGTaatgttatttttgttgttgattaGTTACTCTTGGTCATGGGAGGTTTAACTGAAGCAAATAATTTGCCTAGGCACAGATGAGACAGTGAGCTGCCTCCTAGCCAGCTTCACAGTAAGATAATGTAGATGGGACACATTTTCAATTCACTGGTATTTAGCTATGTTTTTATCGACTGTAGGGCTGTAGCTACTGAATTCTGGTAGTTTTTACTTTAAAGAATAAAACCATCACAATACAGCCAATGCCACGCAACGTTGCCTCAGCCAACGGTGTCAGGCACTCCACACAGCTAACACTTGTCATAGAAATGTGGGTGGCTAAAGGTGAATTTGGACCAATCCCTGACAACCCATCTCTGAAAACATCTGAATGACAGAAGTGAAGAAAAAATCAATTTACCTTATATTTCAGTCAAAAGGCATCTGATGACTGTGAAACACCCTCAGGATATTCCTGCACTTATTGGCCATACAATGTTACATTGATCTTACTCTGACAGGTTGAGGAATACACGTCACAAATATTAACTCACCAATTTCACGGGTTTCACAAAACAGATTAGAAAGTCCTTAGCACAGCACTTGCTTTACATTTGGGCTCATATCGTGTAAATATCATAATGTACAGTATTGggatttttttttgtcattgGTAGCAACTGCCACATTAATGTTTTCAAAATAGTTTTGTCTTAactatcacatttgacatttacCATTTTTGTAAAGTTCTTTCATATTGTCCATTGTTTTGTCACCTAACATCCTTCAAATGTCACAAAAGTGATTTTCATAGGCCAGTGTTCAGCATACTTCACTGTATTAGGGGAGGGTGGGGTATGTTTAGCCaattacattcagcatcactacgTCAGGGAAATATAGAATTAGTTCTAACAAAgctatctacatatatttcaggatgttgtatATCCCTTTAGAAACATATGTTTctgaaaacatagcttgtccaaaaaaAAGTAGTCTCTTTGCACAACCTACCCCGGGTAATGGGTAAGTTAAGCATAGGGACAAGGTAAGTTGAGCCGCCTTGGGATAAATGGGTGATGGTGCTGGTAGGTCAGTTTAATTAATGCAATGTCGGTGTGATATACAATATCTTAAATGTATGCCTACATTCAGATATAGATCTCTCTGTTCAATATCATTTACCATTACATTTCTTGACCAgttgtctgggacagggatgtGCCAATTCATAGGAAATTTCTCTACATTGGAGGTTTCTAAGCCCATGTGAAATTCTTGATAGGATTAGCAAGCTCAGACTCCATGGCATCGGATAAGACCTTGTGCACTTCTGCTACTCTGTCACAACCTCTCTTTTGCAAAGTACATGTTTTATTTTTGTCAATTTCTCTTCAGTGTCATTCAGTAAATAGGATCTTGCTGCTGCTCAAATGGACTTCTTGCACTTCCTTGGCTGCTCTCTCAATAACCTCGTGGGGGTCTTGTTTCACTTCAGTATACATGGGGTGGGATGTTTGCTCTAACAATGCAAATCTAGAGTTCATTGCAAAAATACTATACATATTATGCGTAAAACAGACTAAATATAATCATAATTTGTTTGGTGgcctttggctcaacttacccccaGGCAAGCATTTTTACTATTAGCCCAAACAGCTACCAGGATGCACATTCATgataggtttaggacctcatattgtggcttatagagaccccaactgatgtagAAAACTATCTACTTTGGTGTAGATACTAGCATCATGAAACTATAACACAGTACATTCGTTTGACTTTGTGAAAATCATTTAAAATAATTTTGACATGCGCTACGTGACCAAAAGTATGCAGACACCTGCTCGTTggacatttcattccaaaatcatgggcattattaatggagttggtccccccccatgctgctataacagcttccactcttttgggagggctttccactagatgttggaacattgctgcgggggcttgcttccattcagccacgcacattagtgaggtcggcactgatgtttggtgattaggcctggctcccagtctgcgttccaattcatcccaaagctgttcaattggggttgaggtcagggctctgtgcagcccaggcaagttcttccacaccgatctcgacaaaccatttctgtatggaccttgctttatgcacaggggcattgtcatgctgaaataggaaagaGCCTTCCCTAAACTTTTGCCGCAAAGTTAAAGCACAGAATTGCCCAGAATggaattgtatgctgtagcattaagatttcccttcacttgaactaaggggcctagcccgaccCAATGAaacagcccagaccattattcctcctccaccaaactttacagttgtcactatgcattggggtaggtagcattctcctggcatccgccaaacccagattcgtccgttggactgccagtgggtgaagcgtgattcattacgCCAAaggaatgtgtttccactgccccggagtccaatggcggcgagctttacaccattccagtcGGCGCTTGGCactgagcatggtgatcttaggtttgtgtgttGCTGCTTGGCTATGGAAACCTGCTGACagtgcttccagaggcagtttggaatctGAACTTCTAATATTGTCCAGTTTCAGTATATGTAGGTGTTCTAAACTAGTGCTTCTGCTTCTAGAATCACGGAACATAAGATGGGGGACCATTCAGAACACAAAGAATGTACACTTTGCGGCTGacttgttgctcctagacatttccacttcacaattacagcacttacagttgactggggcagctctagcagggcagggaTTTGAtggactgacttgttggaaaggtggcattctgtgatgttgaaagtcactggagctcttcagtaaggccaatgtttgtctgtgggggggttgcatggctgtgtgcctaATTTTGTTtaaatctattttttttaaataaatatatacacctgtcagtaacgggtgtgactgaaatagccaaatccactaatttgaaggggtgtccacatactctatATTAAAAACTGGCTTACCAGTTtgttccatgtggtttcttccttcataAATTGAATAACTCTTCCTAAATGTGGTCACATgatttattttttttgtattgtTTCCTAGAAGCAAGGGTTGGCTCAACAGACCTCACTCTCCTCTACTCGGCTTTTACTGTGGATTCATTCTACTGTCCATTCATAAACTCTGAAATATATTTGTCTGTGACAGTGGAAGTCTGCACTCTCCAGTAATGTGGCTTTATCTTAGGTTTGACACAAACAGCCCTACTGTAGCTGCACGAGCAGTGTATGACATCACAGCACCGTTCAATTTAGGACACTCCACTTGTGTACACACAGTATGTACTTGCATGTGTTGGTTTGTAAGTTTGTGCGTCTGTCTTCGCCAGTTAGCTAATGTTTGCATTTTCTCTCTAGACTATACATACACTGGTGACCCTACACAAGCACTATGTTGCCTCAGGCAGCAAGCTGACTCCTTCGGAGGAGGACTCTGTTTGGCAAGTGATTGTTCGCCAGCGCCAGGAGGTAGGTGTCATCAGTGGTTTAAGAGGTCAAAGGTCATGCACTACTCAGGCTGCCTTGTTAGCTTAGACTATTGCCTGTCAACATTCACCCGCTGTATTTAAGTTAACgtcacaaatgtaaaacaagagTTTTGTATGTATGTTTTTACCGGATGAGTAACTCAAGTCCTGTCCTTGTCCCATCTTTTGCTGTCTTTGTCTAGGTGAGTGATTTGAGGGAGGACTGTAAGAGGTTTGAGTCTAACTGGATGATGGCCATCAACCTCTCTAAACTGGCAGCTGAAACGGCATACAACGCGGGTACTGTATCCTATGCACCTACTCCCACATTGGATGGTAGAAAGTAGATTTGTTAGGATTTTTATGTTCACTTCAGGTTGACCCGCCTATACCCCTACCAGTTAGCCTGCGTACCAGcctgtttgtgctatcattccactccttgtcatgccaaacatgacATGATggcataaacagatctgggacctggCAACCTACCAGTGCTTCTGGGTATATTGCAAGGAACATTTGCCAGTGTACTAACAAGGTAATCTCTTGTTAAACCATCAATACGTGCTAAAATTACCCGCACAGCTGTTATCAATTGCAACCGTTGGCCACTGATTTACCACTCCCTAAAGTGGATTTCCAGGTTCTTTTAGTTCTGATTGCTTCCAACATTTTTCAAGATTTTGTGCTATTGTGGGTATAATAATCAGAACAAATGAATCCTACTTTTTAAACCGACTAAGGGCGACTTGATCTATTTGACAATCATTCCGTACAACTGAAATAAAGTATTTACTATTTTACCATGGGTAATCTACTGTGATAATTTACCCTACATGTTGTATGCAGCCTCATTAATTTAGTTTCCAATTAATGTAATATTTTAATTACAATTTATCATTAAAGCATA is a window of Oncorhynchus gorbuscha isolate QuinsamMale2020 ecotype Even-year unplaced genomic scaffold, OgorEven_v1.0 Un_scaffold_19:::fragment_8:::debris, whole genome shotgun sequence DNA encoding:
- the diablob gene encoding diablo, IAP-binding mitochondrial protein b; amino-acid sequence: MSAFRRVFFCIGLSYASNLGRLSGALVRRQAMKIPTVIRKNWISLSAIGGLCAVPFSQKQDNLSHEALVRRASSLVTDSTNTFLSQTTLALVDSFTQYVKTIHTLVTLHKHYVASGSKLTPSEEDSVWQVIVRQRQEVSDLREDCKRFESNWMMAINLSKLAAETAYNAGADQASVTAQTSLQVAQSHVNQIRQLFMEAEKNLKESKAEDSQRIKLPAAMEEEDIPEAYLRED